Proteins co-encoded in one Ziziphus jujuba cultivar Dongzao chromosome 9, ASM3175591v1 genomic window:
- the LOC107426312 gene encoding ferritin-like catalase Nec2, with the protein MAFRSKFLISAFLFIFALNGLVYGAPNCGPIEADDRDRIQFALNLEFLEAEFFLNGALGQGLDSINSSLAQGGPPPIGAQKAILDPLVYRITEEFAYQEVGHLRAIVTRVGGFPRPLLNLSRENFATLFDQAVGIRLKPPFNPYANSINYLLAAYAIPYVGLVGYVGTIPSLNLNTSRSLVAKLLAVESGQDAVIRALLIQRSEELVSPYGIKVATFTNYISRLRNTLAGCGIKDEGIKVPRELGAENRTTSNVLSADTESLGYARTPPEILRIIYASGSENRPGGFFPKGANGNIARRYLGA; encoded by the exons ATGGCTTTTCGATCAAAATTTCTCATCAGTGCCTTTCTCTTCATTTTTGCATTGAATGGCCTTGTCTACGGAGCTCCAAACTGCGGTCCAATAGAAGCGGATGACAGAGACAGGATTCAGTTTGCTTTAAACTTGGAATTCTTGGAGGCTGAGTTTTTCCTCAATGGTGCACTTGGTCAAGGCCTCGACTCCATCAATTCATCTCTGGCTCAAGGTGGTCCACCTCCTATTGGAGCCCAGAAAGCCATTTTGGACCCTCTTGTCTATCGGATCACCGAGGAGTTTGCTTATCAAGAAGTTGGTCATCTCAG agCAATTGTAACAAGAGTAGGAGGATTTCCAAGGCCTCTGCTGAACCTGAGCAGAGAGAATTTCGCAACACTGTTTGATCAAGCTGTTGGTATCCGTCTCAAACCTCCATTCAATCCATATGCAAACTCAATCAACTATCTATTAGCGGCCTATGCTATCCCTTACGTTGGACTTGTTGGCTATGTCGGCACCATCCCAAGCCTCAATCTCAACACTTCTCGGAGT ttggttGCAAAGCTTTTGGCGGTGGAGTCTGGGCAAGATGCAGTAATACGGGCGTTGTTGATCCAGAGAAGTGAAGAGCTAGTTTCACCATATGGAATAAAAGTAGCAACATTCACAAATTACATATCTAGGCTGAGGAACACGCTCGCTGGGTGTGGCATCAAAGATGAAGGAATCAAAGTGCCTCGGGAACTTGGGGCAGAGAATCGGACGACCAGTAATGTTCTATCGGCAGATACAGAATCATTGGGCTATGCAAGGACCCCACCTGAGATCTTAAGGATAATCTACGCCAGTGGCAGTGAGAATCGCCCCGGTGGATTCTTTCCTAAAGGTGCGAATGGGAATATAGCACGCCGCTACCTTGGGGCCTGA